From a region of the Bradyrhizobium diazoefficiens genome:
- a CDS encoding sodium-translocating pyrophosphatase, whose amino-acid sequence MTALWLIVLCGVLSVVYAIWATFSVLSADAGSPRMQEIAGAVREGAQAYLRRQYTTIGLVGIVIFVLLAYFLGFYVAIGFAIGAILSGAAGFIGMNVSVRANVRTAQAATTSLAGGLELAFKAGAITGMLVAGLALLGVTLYFGFLVHALKLAPDSRTVVDAMVALGFGASLISIFARLGGGIFTKGADVGGDLVGKVEAGIPEDDPRNPATIADNVGDNVGDCAGMAADLFETYAVTAVATMVLAAIFFAKTPILANMMTLPLAIGGICIITSIIGTFFVKLGPSQSIMGALYKGLIATGVLSLIGIALVIYYLIGFGKLDGVDYTGMALFECGVVGLVVTALIIWITEYYTGTDYRPVKSIAQASVTGHGTNVIQGLAVSMEATALPAIVIIAGILVTYSLAGLFGIAIATATMLALAGMVVALDAFGPVTDNAGGIAEMAGLPKEVRKSTDALDAVGNTTKAVTKGYAIGSAGLGALVLFAAYNQDLKFFVADSAHHPYFAGVNPDFSLNNPYVVVGLLFGGLLPYLFGAMGMTAVGRAASAIVEEVRRQFREKPGIMQGTDKPDYGKAVDLLTKAAIKEMIIPSLLPVLSPIVVYFLIYAIAGGGVAGKSAAFSAVGAMLLGVIVTGLFVAISMTSGGGAWDNAKKYIEDGHFGGKGSDAHKSAVTGDTVGDPYKDTAGPAVNPMIKITNIVALLLLAILAH is encoded by the coding sequence ATGACAGCATTATGGTTGATAGTGCTCTGCGGAGTGCTTTCCGTCGTCTACGCGATTTGGGCGACGTTTTCGGTGTTGAGCGCGGATGCGGGGTCGCCGCGCATGCAGGAGATCGCAGGAGCGGTGCGTGAAGGCGCACAGGCCTATTTGCGGCGCCAGTACACCACGATCGGTCTCGTCGGCATCGTCATCTTCGTGCTGCTTGCCTATTTCCTCGGGTTTTATGTCGCGATCGGTTTTGCCATCGGCGCCATCCTGTCCGGCGCCGCGGGCTTCATCGGCATGAACGTCTCGGTCCGCGCCAACGTGCGTACGGCCCAGGCCGCGACCACGTCGCTCGCCGGCGGCCTCGAACTCGCCTTCAAGGCGGGCGCGATCACAGGCATGCTGGTGGCGGGTCTCGCGCTGCTAGGGGTGACCCTCTATTTCGGCTTCCTGGTTCACGCGCTGAAGCTCGCGCCGGATAGCCGCACCGTGGTCGACGCCATGGTGGCGCTCGGCTTCGGCGCCTCGCTGATCTCGATCTTCGCCCGTCTCGGCGGCGGCATCTTCACCAAGGGTGCGGACGTCGGCGGCGACCTCGTCGGCAAGGTCGAGGCCGGCATCCCCGAGGACGATCCGCGCAACCCCGCGACCATCGCCGACAACGTCGGCGATAACGTGGGCGACTGCGCCGGCATGGCCGCCGACCTGTTCGAGACCTATGCGGTGACCGCGGTCGCCACCATGGTGCTGGCTGCGATCTTCTTCGCCAAGACGCCGATCCTCGCCAACATGATGACGCTGCCGCTCGCAATTGGCGGCATCTGCATCATCACCTCGATCATCGGCACCTTCTTCGTCAAGCTCGGGCCGAGCCAGTCGATCATGGGCGCGCTCTACAAGGGCCTGATCGCAACCGGCGTCCTGTCGCTGATCGGCATCGCGCTGGTGATCTACTACCTGATCGGCTTCGGCAAGCTCGACGGCGTCGACTACACCGGCATGGCGCTGTTCGAATGCGGCGTGGTCGGCCTCGTCGTCACCGCGCTGATCATCTGGATCACCGAATACTACACCGGCACCGACTATCGTCCGGTGAAGTCGATCGCCCAGGCCTCGGTGACCGGCCACGGCACAAACGTGATCCAGGGCCTTGCCGTCTCGATGGAGGCGACCGCGCTGCCCGCGATCGTGATCATCGCCGGCATTCTGGTCACCTATAGCCTCGCCGGCCTGTTCGGCATCGCGATCGCGACCGCCACCATGCTGGCGCTGGCCGGCATGGTCGTCGCGCTCGACGCCTTCGGTCCCGTCACCGACAATGCCGGCGGCATTGCCGAGATGGCGGGCCTGCCGAAGGAGGTGCGCAAGTCGACCGACGCGCTCGACGCGGTCGGCAACACCACCAAGGCGGTCACCAAGGGCTACGCGATCGGTTCCGCCGGTCTCGGCGCCCTCGTGCTGTTCGCGGCCTACAACCAGGACCTCAAGTTCTTCGTTGCGGACAGCGCGCATCATCCCTACTTCGCCGGCGTCAATCCGGACTTCTCGCTCAACAACCCCTACGTCGTGGTGGGCCTCTTGTTCGGCGGCCTCCTGCCGTATCTGTTCGGTGCGATGGGCATGACCGCAGTCGGCCGTGCGGCGAGCGCGATCGTCGAGGAGGTGCGGCGTCAGTTCCGCGAGAAGCCGGGCATCATGCAGGGCACCGACAAGCCCGATTACGGCAAGGCGGTCGACCTTTTGACCAAGGCGGCGATCAAGGAGATGATCATCCCCTCGCTGCTCCCGGTGCTGTCGCCGATCGTCGTCTACTTCCTGATCTATGCGATCGCGGGCGGCGGCGTGGCCGGCAAGTCGGCGGCGTTCTCCGCGGTCGGCGCGATGCTGCTCGGCGTGATCGTGACGGGCCTGTTCGTCGCGATCTCCATGACTTCGGGCGGCGGCGCCTGGGACAATGCTAAGAAATACATCGAGGACGGCCATTTCGGCGGCAAGGGTTCTGATGCCCACAAGTCGGCGGTGACCGGCGACACCGTCGGCGATCCCTACAAGGACACGGCGGGACCCGCGGTGAACCCGATGATCAAGATCACCAACATCGTGGCCTTGCTGCTGCTGGCGATCCTGGCGCACTGA
- the thiL gene encoding thiamine-phosphate kinase — translation MANPHNPSGEDALIARYFKPLATDPGAFALVDDAAVLSSSGDDIVVTTDAIVEGVHYLATDPPGTIARKALRVNLSDLAAKGAMPAGFVLTLALRSKEDAWLRPFADALGEDAKSFACPLLGGDTVSTPGPQMISITAFGRVPRGRMVGRTGARPGDRILVTGTIGDAALGLDVLQGGAVAAALAADPAAREALVSRYRVPQPRNLLAQAVRDHATAAMDVSDGLAGDLTKLCAASEVSAAVDVASVPLSAAAASLVARNLVCVETLLAGGDDYEVLCAVAPAQSDALIAAGQAAGLAVTAIGTIVAGKERPRFLDGQGQELALQRLSYSHF, via the coding sequence ATGGCAAATCCGCACAATCCCTCCGGCGAAGACGCCCTCATCGCCCGCTATTTCAAGCCGCTGGCGACCGATCCCGGCGCGTTCGCCCTGGTCGATGACGCTGCGGTGCTGTCTTCATCCGGCGACGATATCGTCGTCACCACCGACGCCATCGTCGAGGGCGTGCATTATCTTGCCACCGATCCGCCTGGCACCATCGCGCGCAAGGCCCTGCGGGTGAACCTGTCCGATCTCGCCGCCAAGGGCGCGATGCCGGCCGGTTTCGTGCTGACGCTGGCGCTGCGCAGCAAGGAGGATGCCTGGCTGCGGCCCTTTGCGGACGCGCTGGGCGAGGACGCCAAGAGCTTCGCATGCCCGCTGCTCGGCGGCGACACGGTATCGACGCCGGGGCCGCAGATGATCTCGATCACCGCCTTCGGCCGCGTGCCGCGGGGGCGGATGGTCGGCCGTACCGGCGCCAGGCCGGGCGATCGCATCCTGGTGACGGGCACGATCGGCGACGCTGCGCTCGGCCTCGATGTGCTCCAGGGCGGGGCCGTTGCCGCGGCGCTCGCGGCCGATCCCGCTGCAAGGGAAGCCCTGGTCTCGCGCTATCGCGTGCCACAGCCGCGCAACTTGCTGGCGCAGGCCGTGCGCGATCATGCGACCGCCGCCATGGACGTCTCCGACGGGCTCGCCGGCGATCTGACGAAACTCTGCGCAGCGTCGGAGGTCTCGGCCGCGGTCGACGTGGCCAGCGTGCCGCTCTCGGCCGCGGCAGCAAGCCTGGTCGCCCGCAACCTCGTATGCGTCGAGACGCTGCTTGCCGGGGGCGACGACTATGAGGTGCTGTGCGCAGTTGCGCCGGCGCAAAGCGATGCGTTGATTGCCGCGGGGCAGGCGGCCGGCCTTGCCGTCACGGCGATCGGCACCATCGTCGCGGGAAAGGAGAGGCCGCGCTTCCTGGACGGGCAGGGCCAGGAATTGGCTCTGCAGCGGCTGTCCTACAGCCACTTCTAG
- a CDS encoding MerR family transcriptional regulator gives MDKAPDAFRTISEVAQELDIPQHVLRFWETRFSQIKPMKRSGGRRYYRPDDVDLLKGIRRLLYGEGYTIRGVQRILKEHGVKSVQGLADSAAAVSFGAIEDAIGASLMEPEDDEAPIKGIADADDDDYQGDEEEGIDFRFTEVDDEDILTTFRKGGTAAAPAGPSALDRERLGRALADLVACREMLDQALKDG, from the coding sequence TTGGACAAGGCGCCGGATGCGTTCCGAACCATCAGCGAAGTAGCGCAGGAGCTCGACATTCCGCAGCACGTGCTGCGGTTCTGGGAGACCCGGTTCTCCCAGATCAAGCCGATGAAGCGCAGCGGCGGTCGCCGCTATTACCGCCCCGACGACGTCGACCTGCTCAAGGGCATCCGCCGCCTGCTCTACGGCGAGGGCTACACCATCCGCGGGGTGCAGCGGATCCTCAAGGAGCACGGCGTCAAATCGGTGCAGGGCCTCGCCGACAGCGCGGCCGCGGTCTCGTTCGGCGCGATCGAGGACGCCATAGGCGCCAGCCTGATGGAGCCCGAGGATGACGAGGCGCCGATCAAGGGCATCGCTGACGCCGACGATGACGACTACCAGGGCGACGAGGAGGAAGGCATCGACTTCCGCTTCACCGAGGTCGACGACGAGGACATCCTCACCACCTTCCGCAAGGGCGGCACGGCGGCAGCGCCCGCCGGCCCGAGTGCGCTGGACCGGGAACGGTTGGGGCGGGCGCTCGCCGACCTCGTCGCCTGCCGCGAGATGCTGGATCAGGCGCTGAAGGACGGGTAG
- a CDS encoding DUF177 domain-containing protein, with protein MSRPSTGSQPDPWRAPVIVAQIPDTGLHRELEASAAERQAMADLAGVKEILSAHAGFDVVPRSGSRVQVTGTVRARVGQTCVVTLDPIESEIEEEVDLMFAPEAEARRLADLIEEGQDDEAPPEVADPPEAIINGIIDLGRIATDALFLAIDPYPRKEGAVFEAEVAAPDPEDHPFAALKALQDNKKGR; from the coding sequence ATGAGCCGACCAAGCACCGGATCCCAGCCCGATCCCTGGCGCGCGCCCGTCATCGTTGCGCAGATCCCCGACACCGGCCTGCATCGCGAGCTCGAGGCATCGGCTGCCGAGCGGCAGGCCATGGCCGATCTCGCAGGCGTCAAGGAGATTCTGTCTGCCCACGCCGGTTTCGATGTGGTGCCCAGGAGCGGCAGCCGAGTTCAGGTGACCGGCACCGTCAGGGCCAGGGTCGGCCAGACCTGCGTGGTCACGCTGGATCCGATCGAGAGCGAGATCGAGGAGGAGGTGGACCTGATGTTCGCCCCCGAGGCCGAGGCGCGCCGCCTGGCCGATCTGATCGAGGAGGGACAGGACGACGAGGCGCCGCCTGAGGTCGCCGACCCGCCCGAGGCGATTATCAATGGCATCATCGACCTCGGCCGGATCGCCACCGACGCTCTGTTCCTGGCGATTGATCCCTACCCGCGTAAGGAGGGGGCCGTGTTCGAGGCGGAGGTCGCCGCTCCCGATCCTGAGGATCATCCATTCGCTGCGTTGAAGGCGCTTCAGGACAACAAGAAGGGCCGGTAA
- a CDS encoding beta-ketoacyl-ACP synthase III — protein MTQIRSVVLGCGSYLPEQVVTNAQLAARIDTSDEWIVQRTGIRERHIAAEGEFTSHLALRAAQAALGDAGLDAQSIDLIVLATSTPDNTFPATAVAVQHGLGINHGAAFDLQAVCSGFVFALATADNFLRTGAFKRALVIGAETFSRILDWNDRGTCVLFGDGAGAVVLEAQEQPGVAATDRGVVTTHLRSDGRHKAKLFVDGGPSSTQTVGHLRMEGREVFKHAVGMITDVIVDAFQATGLNADSIDWFVPHQANKRIIDASAHKLHIAPEKVVLTVDRHGNTSAASIPLALSAARKDGRIKKGDLVLLEAMGGGFTWGSALVRW, from the coding sequence GTGACTCAAATTCGTTCGGTCGTGCTCGGCTGCGGCTCCTATTTGCCGGAGCAGGTGGTGACCAACGCCCAATTGGCGGCGCGCATCGACACCTCCGACGAGTGGATCGTGCAGCGCACCGGCATTCGCGAGCGGCATATCGCGGCCGAGGGCGAATTCACCTCGCATCTGGCGCTCAGGGCGGCGCAGGCCGCGCTCGGCGATGCCGGCCTGGACGCCCAGTCGATCGACCTCATCGTGCTGGCGACCTCGACGCCGGACAACACCTTCCCCGCGACCGCGGTCGCCGTGCAGCACGGGCTCGGCATCAACCACGGCGCGGCCTTCGACCTTCAGGCGGTGTGCTCGGGCTTCGTGTTCGCGCTGGCCACCGCCGACAATTTCCTGCGCACCGGCGCCTTCAAGCGCGCGCTGGTGATCGGCGCCGAGACCTTCTCGCGCATCCTCGACTGGAACGACCGCGGCACCTGCGTGCTGTTCGGCGATGGCGCCGGCGCCGTGGTGCTGGAGGCGCAGGAGCAGCCCGGCGTTGCCGCAACCGACCGCGGCGTCGTGACCACCCATTTGCGCTCCGACGGCCGCCACAAGGCAAAACTGTTCGTCGACGGCGGCCCGTCCTCGACCCAGACCGTGGGCCATCTGCGCATGGAGGGCCGCGAGGTCTTCAAGCATGCGGTCGGCATGATCACCGACGTCATCGTCGATGCCTTCCAGGCGACCGGGCTGAACGCCGACAGCATCGACTGGTTCGTGCCGCACCAGGCCAACAAGCGGATCATCGACGCATCCGCCCACAAGCTGCATATCGCGCCGGAGAAAGTGGTGCTGACGGTGGACCGTCACGGCAACACCTCGGCGGCCTCGATCCCGCTGGCGCTGTCGGCGGCCCGCAAGGACGGCCGCATCAAGAAGGGCGACCTGGTTCTGCTGGAAGCCATGGGCGGCGGCTTCACCTGGGGCTCCGCGCTGGTGCGCTGGTAG
- a CDS encoding tripartite tricarboxylate transporter substrate binding protein has protein sequence MRKNLLSRRRVLTGAAGLSAAAILPRSSLADWKPTENVRLVVPAAAGGSTDVMGRLLAAHLQTAWGQTAVVENRSGGGGTIGTAEVVRAKPDGHTILIGNPGPNAIAYSIFKKLSYKPDQLQPVSNMIRIPNIVSAHPKTGIKSIAELIAYLKANPDKLSYASSGVGQSPHLTGAWFLQLTGLKMTHIPFRGAGPALQAALAGDIQILFDNLYPSLPQVQNGTLNGLCVTTTERSELAPDLPTMRESAPELAKFDVSSWFSVFLPKGVSAEVLNALNLQVKAMLERDDVKKQIAAMGARADYGTPQQFAAFVDGETKKFAGIIEKEGLQMDVQ, from the coding sequence GTGCGCAAAAACTTGTTGTCCCGCCGTCGCGTGCTCACCGGGGCTGCCGGCCTCTCCGCCGCAGCGATCCTGCCGCGATCGAGCCTTGCGGACTGGAAGCCGACCGAAAACGTTCGTCTCGTGGTGCCGGCTGCGGCCGGCGGCTCGACCGACGTGATGGGCCGGCTGCTGGCCGCGCACCTGCAAACCGCCTGGGGCCAAACTGCCGTCGTGGAAAACCGCTCCGGCGGCGGCGGCACCATCGGCACCGCCGAGGTGGTCCGCGCCAAGCCTGACGGCCACACCATCCTGATCGGCAATCCCGGGCCGAACGCAATCGCCTACAGCATCTTCAAGAAGCTCAGTTACAAACCGGACCAGCTCCAGCCGGTCTCCAACATGATCCGGATTCCGAATATCGTGTCGGCGCATCCGAAGACCGGCATCAAGTCGATTGCCGAGCTGATCGCTTACCTGAAGGCCAATCCGGACAAGCTCAGCTACGCCTCCTCCGGTGTCGGCCAGAGCCCTCACCTCACCGGCGCCTGGTTCCTCCAGCTCACCGGCCTCAAGATGACGCACATCCCGTTCCGCGGCGCCGGCCCCGCGCTCCAGGCGGCGCTGGCCGGCGACATCCAGATCCTGTTCGACAATCTCTATCCGAGCCTGCCGCAGGTGCAGAACGGCACGCTCAACGGCCTCTGCGTCACCACGACCGAGCGCAGCGAGCTCGCGCCGGACCTGCCGACCATGCGCGAGAGCGCGCCGGAGCTCGCCAAATTCGACGTCTCGTCCTGGTTCTCGGTGTTCCTGCCGAAGGGCGTTTCAGCCGAGGTGCTCAACGCGCTCAATCTCCAGGTCAAGGCGATGCTGGAGCGCGACGATGTCAAGAAGCAGATCGCCGCCATGGGCGCCCGCGCCGACTACGGCACGCCGCAGCAGTTTGCCGCCTTCGTGGACGGCGAGACGAAGAAGTTCGCCGGCATCATCGAGAAGGAAGGCCTGCAGATGGACGTGCAGTAG
- a CDS encoding ubiquinol-cytochrome C chaperone family protein produces the protein MLWPFNRFKKSRLTPAGTIEAIYGMIVTQAREPIFYRDLGVPDTVNGRFDLLLLHLWLLLRRLRTVQGAPGGATELSQALFDRFCEDMDDNLREMGVGDQAVPKRMRAFGEAFYGRVQAYDQAMEGGGEALAEAICKNILNGTGLDQAKRLAAYARATEADLGRAGEAALLRASFQFPPAFPEDVTP, from the coding sequence ATGCTTTGGCCGTTCAATCGCTTCAAGAAATCCCGGCTGACCCCGGCGGGCACCATTGAAGCCATCTATGGCATGATCGTGACGCAGGCGCGAGAACCCATATTTTACCGCGACTTGGGCGTGCCCGACACGGTTAACGGGCGTTTCGACCTGTTGCTGCTGCATCTGTGGCTGTTGCTGCGCCGCCTGCGCACCGTCCAAGGTGCCCCCGGAGGCGCCACCGAACTGTCGCAGGCATTGTTCGACCGCTTCTGCGAGGACATGGACGACAATCTGCGCGAGATGGGGGTGGGCGATCAGGCCGTGCCGAAGCGGATGCGGGCCTTTGGAGAAGCCTTTTACGGCCGCGTCCAGGCCTATGACCAGGCCATGGAGGGCGGCGGCGAGGCACTGGCGGAGGCGATCTGCAAGAATATCTTGAATGGGACCGGCCTGGACCAGGCAAAGCGGCTCGCAGCCTATGCCCGGGCCACTGAGGCCGATCTCGGCCGGGCCGGCGAGGCTGCGCTGCTGCGCGCCTCCTTTCAGTTTCCTCCAGCGTTCCCCGAGGATGTCACGCCATGA
- the plsX gene encoding phosphate acyltransferase PlsX, which produces MPSKVRIALDAMGGDAGPAVVIPGAAISLRRHREIEFLLVGDRARIEPELDQHPQLKAACKVIHTDVAVSGSDKPSQALRRGRKTSSMWLAIDAVKQGEADVAVSAGNTGALMAMSRFHLRTLPGIDRPAITGIWPTRRGESVVLDLGATIGGDAHHLVSLAVMGAAMASVLSNKARPTVGLLNIGAEEIKGHEEIREASEILRARNLPELDYIGFVEGDGIGKGLADVIVTEGFSGNIALKAAEGTARQMAELLRQEMQRSWLSKLGYLFARSAFKALRDKMDPNKSNGGVFLGLNGLVVKSHGGTSAEGFAYAIDVGYEMAHYDLLNKINQILNREGGALSSVQPAPEDVS; this is translated from the coding sequence ATGCCAAGCAAGGTTCGCATCGCGCTGGACGCCATGGGGGGCGACGCCGGCCCCGCCGTGGTCATTCCAGGCGCCGCCATCTCGCTTCGCAGGCATCGCGAGATCGAGTTCCTGTTGGTCGGGGACCGCGCCAGGATCGAGCCCGAGCTCGACCAGCATCCCCAGCTCAAGGCGGCTTGCAAGGTCATCCATACCGACGTTGCAGTTAGCGGCTCGGACAAGCCGAGCCAGGCGCTGCGGCGCGGCCGCAAGACCTCCTCGATGTGGCTTGCGATCGATGCGGTGAAGCAGGGCGAAGCGGATGTCGCGGTCTCCGCCGGCAATACCGGCGCGCTGATGGCAATGTCGCGTTTCCACTTGCGCACGCTGCCGGGGATCGACCGTCCGGCGATCACAGGAATATGGCCGACCAGGCGCGGCGAATCCGTCGTGCTCGATCTCGGCGCCACCATCGGCGGCGATGCGCACCATCTGGTGTCGCTCGCGGTCATGGGGGCGGCGATGGCAAGCGTGCTATCCAACAAGGCGCGGCCCACGGTCGGGCTGCTCAACATCGGGGCCGAGGAGATCAAGGGGCACGAGGAGATCCGCGAAGCCAGCGAGATCCTGCGCGCCAGGAACCTGCCGGAGCTCGACTATATCGGCTTCGTCGAGGGCGACGGCATCGGCAAGGGGCTGGCTGACGTCATCGTGACCGAAGGGTTCAGCGGCAACATCGCGCTCAAGGCCGCCGAGGGAACCGCCAGGCAGATGGCGGAATTGCTTCGTCAGGAGATGCAGCGGAGCTGGCTGTCCAAGCTCGGCTATCTCTTTGCACGCAGCGCCTTCAAGGCCCTGCGCGACAAGATGGACCCGAACAAGTCCAACGGCGGCGTGTTCCTGGGTTTGAATGGACTGGTGGTCAAGAGCCACGGCGGAACCAGCGCCGAAGGCTTTGCCTATGCGATCGATGTTGGCTATGAGATGGCTCACTACGATCTCCTGAACAAGATCAATCAGATTCTCAACCGCGAGGGTGGTGCACTCAGTTCCGTGCAGCCCGCGCCGGAGGACGTTTCGTGA
- a CDS encoding riboflavin synthase, with protein MFTGIVTDIGEIVGFTPVAQGQLHRLRIACRYDQTTIADGASIACNGVCLTVVASGLAGGKTWFDVDAAAETLALTTARYWKAGTKLNLERALKIGDELGGHIVAGHADGIATLLSREDLPDMARFELSTTRELARFIATKGSITLDGVSLTVNTVKDTSFSVLIIPHTLDVTTIGGWKAGDEVNIEVDLMARYAARLTEMK; from the coding sequence ATGTTCACCGGCATTGTCACCGATATCGGCGAGATCGTCGGCTTCACGCCTGTGGCGCAGGGGCAGCTACACCGGCTGCGGATTGCCTGCCGCTATGATCAGACCACCATCGCGGACGGCGCTTCGATCGCCTGCAACGGCGTCTGCCTGACGGTGGTCGCTTCCGGCCTTGCGGGCGGCAAGACCTGGTTCGACGTCGATGCCGCCGCCGAGACGCTGGCGCTGACGACGGCAAGGTACTGGAAGGCCGGTACAAAGCTCAACCTCGAGCGCGCACTCAAGATTGGCGATGAGCTCGGCGGGCATATCGTCGCCGGCCATGCCGATGGCATCGCAACGCTTCTCAGCCGCGAGGATCTGCCCGACATGGCGCGGTTCGAGCTCTCGACCACGCGGGAGCTGGCGCGGTTCATCGCCACCAAGGGCTCGATCACGCTCGATGGCGTGTCGCTGACGGTCAATACGGTCAAGGACACGAGCTTTTCGGTGCTGATCATCCCGCACACGCTTGATGTCACCACGATCGGAGGCTGGAAGGCGGGGGACGAGGTCAATATCGAGGTCGACCTGATGGCCCGCTACGCGGCGCGGCTGACGGAAATGAAGTGA
- the nusB gene encoding transcription antitermination factor NusB, with protein sequence MADSTKKPAGLTEKKANRRGAARLAAVQALYQMDIAGAGINDIFAEFESHWLGNEVEGDTYLPAEAAFFRDVVSGVVRDQKKLDPLIDEALSKGWPLKRIEAILRAVLRAGAYELEHRKDVPGRVVVSEYVDVANAFVDREETGMVNAVLDQIGRQFRGDEFGRG encoded by the coding sequence ATGGCTGACTCCACCAAGAAGCCGGCGGGGCTTACGGAGAAGAAGGCGAACCGGCGCGGTGCGGCACGGCTCGCCGCCGTGCAGGCGCTGTACCAGATGGATATTGCGGGCGCCGGCATCAACGACATCTTTGCCGAGTTCGAGAGCCATTGGCTCGGCAACGAGGTCGAAGGCGACACTTACCTGCCGGCGGAAGCCGCGTTCTTCCGCGACGTCGTCTCGGGCGTGGTGCGCGACCAAAAGAAGCTCGATCCCCTGATCGACGAGGCGCTCTCGAAAGGCTGGCCCCTGAAGCGGATCGAGGCGATCCTGCGCGCGGTGCTGCGCGCGGGGGCTTACGAATTGGAGCACCGCAAGGACGTGCCGGGCCGCGTCGTCGTCTCCGAATATGTCGACGTCGCCAACGCGTTCGTCGACCGCGAGGAGACCGGCATGGTGAATGCGGTGCTCGACCAGATCGGCCGGCAGTTTCGCGGCGACGAGTTCGGGCGCGGGTAG
- the bamE gene encoding outer membrane protein assembly factor BamE: MTTTNQTSPRADKRRGLHARWRGLRMLAAAALVGAALGGCTGEQFQKGYILPAGALEQIPIGASQDQVLIVMGTPSTVATLDGEVFYYISQRSERPVAFMNQKVVDQRVIAIYFDKERRVRRLANYGLQDGKIFDFISRTTPTSGQEMSYLTPLFKLLSFN, translated from the coding sequence ATGACGACAACGAACCAGACCAGCCCGCGCGCGGACAAGCGGCGCGGCCTTCACGCACGCTGGCGCGGCTTGCGCATGCTCGCCGCCGCGGCCCTGGTTGGCGCGGCCCTTGGGGGCTGTACCGGAGAACAATTCCAGAAGGGTTACATCCTGCCGGCCGGCGCGCTGGAGCAGATTCCGATCGGCGCGAGCCAGGACCAGGTGCTGATCGTGATGGGCACCCCCTCCACCGTCGCGACCCTCGACGGCGAGGTGTTCTATTACATCTCGCAGCGCTCCGAGCGCCCGGTCGCCTTCATGAACCAGAAGGTGGTCGACCAGCGCGTCATCGCGATCTATTTCGACAAGGAGCGGCGCGTGCGCCGGCTGGCGAATTACGGCCTGCAGGACGGCAAGATCTTCGACTTCATCAGCCGCACCACGCCGACGTCGGGTCAGGAGATGAGCTACCTCACGCCGCTGTTCAAGCTGCTCAGCTTCAACTGA
- a CDS encoding integration host factor subunit alpha: MTDQSKTVTRVDLCEAVYQKVGLSRTESSAFVELVLKEITDCLEKGETVKLSSFGSFMVRKKGQRIGRNPKTGTEVPISPRRVMVFKPSAILKQRINGQHRANGDAGKAQPEA; encoded by the coding sequence ATGACCGATCAAAGTAAAACCGTAACGCGTGTCGATCTGTGCGAAGCCGTCTACCAGAAGGTGGGCCTGTCGCGCACGGAATCGTCCGCCTTCGTGGAACTCGTGCTGAAGGAGATCACCGACTGCCTCGAAAAGGGCGAGACGGTGAAGCTGTCCTCGTTCGGTTCCTTCATGGTCCGCAAGAAGGGTCAGCGCATCGGCCGCAACCCGAAGACCGGCACCGAGGTACCGATCTCGCCGCGCCGGGTCATGGTGTTCAAGCCGTCGGCGATCCTGAAGCAGCGGATCAACGGCCAGCACCGCGCCAATGGCGACGCCGGCAAGGCTCAACCCGAGGCGTAG
- the ribH gene encoding 6,7-dimethyl-8-ribityllumazine synthase, with translation MADARRAPLKDQTDISGARALIVEARFYDDLQDALLDGAVTELKAAGLTHDVITVPGALEIPAAVAIAVDAAAANGKPYDAVIALGCVIRGDTIHFEIVSQESSRALMDLAVARKLPLGNGVLTVNNEAQAWARARASELNKGGDAARAALAMLRIKRRLARA, from the coding sequence ATGGCAGACGCGCGGCGCGCACCCCTGAAGGACCAGACCGACATTTCCGGCGCGCGTGCGCTGATTGTCGAGGCGCGGTTCTATGACGATCTCCAGGACGCGCTTCTGGACGGTGCGGTGACTGAACTGAAGGCGGCCGGCCTGACCCACGACGTCATCACGGTTCCCGGCGCGCTGGAGATCCCGGCAGCGGTCGCCATCGCGGTGGATGCCGCGGCGGCGAACGGCAAACCCTATGACGCCGTGATCGCGCTCGGCTGCGTGATCCGCGGCGACACCATTCACTTCGAGATCGTGTCGCAGGAATCCTCGCGCGCGCTGATGGACCTTGCGGTGGCGCGCAAGCTGCCGCTCGGCAACGGCGTTCTCACCGTCAACAATGAGGCGCAGGCCTGGGCGCGGGCGCGTGCCAGCGAGCTCAACAAGGGCGGCGATGCCGCGCGGGCCGCGCTTGCGATGCTGCGCATCAAGCGCCGCCTGGCGCGGGCCTGA